The window AGTGTGGATAGATGAAAaccttttaattttaatttttaaattgcTTTAAAATAGTATGGTAAATATGAAAATCTTGTAAATATTTACCGATATTTCTTTTTGTTGCTCTATTATTTAAATCTTAAGTTTTTCTCTGTGGAAACTTCTAGTTGACTAAACCAAAATCAATAAGTAATTTTGCCAAATGAGAAAAGGAACGTTCCAAATGAGTATTTGCATGAAGTACTCTCTACAAAGTCTAATCAACAGAACATTTAAAGGAGTGTTGTGGTTATGGGAATGTGAGGTCCACGTGTATCAATGACAATTTGCATTTAAGAATTGCAAACAATGTAGGAGTTTTTCTGAAATGATATATATGCCCTTGGTTGACCATCTTTTCTTTTCTATATAATAGAAAAATATCTATATCTAATTTTTCTCTCTCTCGATATATATAAATACCAAAATTAAGAGCTCGTTTGTccatgatttttttttcttttttcgatttttttttactttttttagaaatcaatgtttggccataaaaattttatttttcacttgaagataaaatttgaaatttttctaaaatttgaaattccaaaaaactattttttaaaattctcACTCATATCAcccacaaaaaatcaaaaataataaaaattatattcatgttcaaacacaactctaattttcaaatatcattttcacttgaaaaaaaattcttttttttttgaattttacaattcttatgtccaaattgGTTTTTGTTTGTGTGGTGGTATCAAATTGGTATCAATCTAGAGGGAAGAAACGTAATGTGTAATGCTGCATGATAatgagaaatttaaaataaaatagttgGTAATCCTTAACCAATTATCAACTAGTAAAAAATGCACTTACTAAGTACCTCACTTAAAGTCAACAAAAAAAAAGTTAGTAGGAGTAATTAATAAGATATTCAACAATATAGTTTTACTAACTATCTTAATAGCGGATGATCATAGTTCATAGGAAAATGGTAAAACCTAATTTCACAAATGCTAATAAAATTAGtgcaataaaaaataataaatgagaaAAACTAAAAAATTGAACAATTCATTATTTAAAGTTTAAAACTAAAAGTATGAACTGAAGAATGAATATGAAATattcataaaattttaaaactttcCCTAAGGAGTAAGGTTTAAAGATCAGTGACGTCCAAGAGAATTAAGAGAGTGAGAAAATAAAGCCATAAGGTGACTTTATATATCTAAGGATAAAATTATACTTTTAATAAACCTTATTGGGTTATTCGTCAAAACCGTTAATAAAATTGGATAAAACGAGACCTGAAGTGATAACCCAATAGTCAAATAACATTACACCATTATCGAACCATTAACTCAATAATCTGATACCGATAATTCAGTAGCATTTTTTTAGTTCGGACTATCGATATATCCAATATAGGCCCAACCCTAGATGAAGGGAAAAAGCTCTTTTGAACAAAATCAACAATTTGTTTTACCAATTTTTTTTAACTATTTAATAATTGCATTAACACCCTTATTTTTTGTGCTATTTGTACGCCGTCACCCGGCCATCTATATTGACGGTGGGTCCCACGCAAGGGTCATAAACTCAAATTACAATTGTAAATCAGGAAAAaggtcaaatatacccctctactttggtATATTATTCACATTTACCCTCCACACAAGGGTCGTAAACTCAAATTACAATTGTAAATTGGGAAAATGGTCAAATATACTCATTTACTTTAGTATATTGTTCACATctaccctccgttatactattaGACCACATATACCCTTATCGTTAGTCAAACCTTTTTAAAAATACTCTCCACCTAacgaaaaactatcaaattaaaaaaaatcatttttaaaaaaaaaatacactaACCCACATACCATTAAAcccatcatataaaaatacggaACCTAGATTTCTGAGACGTCTTAATATATTTTATTCATTTAGAGAGAGTGTGAGAATGATGGTGGCGGTAGGATTAGTAAATGCTTATATTTTGGTTCTTAGTTGTTCACGATGGCGTTAGAATGTCATGTTATCACTTTCGATTGTATTTTGGTGTGGTTATAACATGGCATCCCTTTGTCTAATGTAATGCACATTTGATAGTTGGTTTGTATGTTGGTAACAACTGATATATACTTTAACAATACTTGTGTTTGGTTAATACATTAAGTTAGTGTGCTTATGTTGTTAAGTTACTTTCCAACTTGGTGGTGTACTTTCTTTTATTCTTGATGAATTCCTTAAACTGTAGCTTGGTATTAAATTGAATCTCCtctaattattttatgatttttgttcATTATAAGTTCAGTTGTTACTAAGAATTATGAGTATCACACCTCATACCTTGGACTCTAATTTTGGTTCTTAAGACGTGATTTGGTGATAATACTCGTAGCTCAAATGCTTTAAGTAGAATAAGAAAATCATAGTGCGTAAATACTCATCAACAAAGACTCACAATTGGAGGAAGAAATATATCGGTAGTTGCCTTAAGACTTCAGAACTATCAACCTAATAAGAGACTATAAATATTCAAGTCATGGTGGAAAGAAAATTATGGTGAATACTCGCTACAGTTCGACatgacaaaaaaaaaagataagctagaagaagaaaaaaaaatttggaAAAGTTAGAATATACTAAACATACAATAAGGATATTAAAATAATTGTGActaaatatataaatgaatatatgGTTGATGGTATTTTTATATCTTTCGCTTTTTAGTTCAACAAGACACTACGAAGGAGATgactaatatttaaaaaaaagtgCAATAAATAAAAAGGGTTTAACGGGTAATTAATGGGTTAAAAAAaagtctttttaaaaaaaaattgtttgcTTCCCGTTAGGCGGAGGATATTTTAAAAAAGTTTGGCTAATGATAAGGGTAGATGTGGTCCAATAGTATAAAAGAAGCTAAATGTTAACAATATACCAAAGTAGAGgtggtatatttgaccctttttccTTGTAAATTTCATTTGTAAAGGGCCAAAAATAACAATTTGACCCGACCCACAACCCGGTTTCCCGTCAAAAACCCAGCTAAAGCCCTCGCGACTTGTAAAGACAATTTCACTGAAGCAGCAAACAATCAGTCTCCGAATTCGAATCACTGAATCATGTACGGCGGTGGTGAGTACCAGTTACTTCCTTTCTCGAGTGTAAAAAAATACTTCTATTTACGGCTTTAACATTTTTCTTATTATAAGCACAAGAATTCAGCGCGTTTTTTtgtttgcatttttattttttgggtcTACAGATGAAGTATCAGCAATTGTGATAGATTTGGGTAGCCATACTTGCAAAGCTGGTTACGCTGGTGAAGATGCTCCCAAAGCCGTTTTCCCTTCTGTAAGTTATAAAGTTTTTGTCCTTTTTAGGTTGCAGATTAATAATGCAGCTTTCAGTAAGATGTTCCAAATCGTTCTTTCGGTCCAAAGTTCAAATTTTTCAAAAGCATAATTACAAAATAGTAGCCTTTTATAGTTACGTGTACCAGCATTTTAAAGGTTATATGCATTATCAGGTTATTTAATAGATAATTACAGGCAACTTTCACCTGTCTATAACAAGTTTGAGGTGGTAACCTCGAAAAGAAAAGTAAATAGCTTGTTACAACTGGTGAAATTGTGGAAATAATGTAAAATAATTTTACACTGATAGAGTgatagtatatataatttaaatccaTGGAATTTTTGGGAAATGCAGCCTGAACACCAGATTTGACTGCTAAAGATGAAGCTTCTAAAGTTTAGAACTTTGGTCATAGGCAGCAACTTTGAGCTTTCATGGCATTTAAGATGCAATTGAGGTAAAAGTATAGGGTAGTAGTAAATATGGATTGACATGGCTTTAGCACGCTACTATTTGCCCGGCattcaatttttattattattttggggaTTAATGATTTTAATATAGATCATGAACTCTTCTtaattattttttgatttttcttgaAGAAATTAGAATATTTAGAAATTAAACTCATTAACTAGAACACCAAAAGACTGAAATTGAGAGATTCAACCAACTTTCCCATCAGCATTTATAAAAATTATCAGGTATAATTTGAGAAAATTGGAAACTTTACATTGTTTTCTCATTTACATGGTGGAGAAACTTGAGGACTATTAGACTCAAGGGCTAGAGAATCCCATACCCCATGTGATGTTTTTTTTTTTCCTGGAGTGCATCAACGTGTGGATTATTTATTATCCAATAAATGCTTACGGTAGCTGTATGCTCTTTGTCAGGTCCTCAAGAACAATCCTTTCAAACAAATTTATACCTTCTTTTAGGTTGAATAGCTGTTGAATATGATTTGGGAATGGGATACTTGTAATGGATTTACGTGGGAGCTTTTACCACATTTAAATGCCAACTCTATGTTATTACCATGAGACCACTGTTATAGATTATCCTGCAAGGTCTTGTAGCTCTAACATATAAGTAGCTTCTGTGCTTGGGGATTTAATACAAGACTTACACATCTCAATCcgttatgtttttttttttttggggtcaTGGGGAAGCAATCTTGTAATTTGTAAATGCTTGCCCTTAATCTATGTCAAGTGTTTCCTTGGGCTAAAAGTCAAGCTACTACCAGAAGGTTTGGGTTCCTTGACTTGAAATATTTGGCTATCCACTGAAAGAGAGGAATCCATTTGCCATCTTTAGCTATTTAATTGCGGCATGTGGTTGATATGAATGTTATGGCCACTTGTGCTGCTATTGTAATATTTTTCCAGCTAAGCGGCTACTAGTAATATTGCAATGTGTTCTATTTACAATAAATGACTTATTATTCTTTTACTAAAAATGGATCTCAGTGTTCTATGTTTTGCTGTATGCATCCCATGTCAAGGTTTCTTTCTTTATTCCAAAGCCTGCTAATGGCTTTCTTCTATGCAACTCATGCACGAACAGATATCAAAGGAACCAAGAACAGATTGTCCATTCTCTATCAGTCTAATTATAAAGAAATGATTCAGTTCATCACACAGTTAATGGAGGTAAAATTGGTCAAGAAAACTAATGGTGCAGTAGATGAATACTGAGAAATACTTCTCTTACGTACTtattgaaaaaagaagaagaaatacttCTCTTACGCATCTCAGAACTGGAAAGTATAAATGAAGCTGACCCACATATATGTGCTACCATTTCCTCTTTTAACCTTAAGAAAAACGAGAAAACATAGATGCCCCCAAGGCTAAGTTCAAGTGGCAAATGTTGTGGGACTTGTGGCTTAAGTCGCAGGTTCAAGCTCTGCGCCATGGGAACTAAAGCcaggtatttaagtggagaagatTAGAGGGGCGGGCCCATTATCCCGGAGTTTCGAAGGCAGCGATTGGTCATGTGAGTTGGCCCCAGATGGATTTCTCGGTCATTAAAAAAAGACAAAATATAAATGGCTTATCTTATTATATTGCTCATACCCACTTTTGGAGAATGTTGGTTCAATGAGAGAAGTCCCTAATTGCACTCAAGGGTGTAGCCTGGCTGTTAATGAAGTTAGAATGAACCATGAGAGAATGGGGTTCAAATCACAGTAGTATGATAGAAGTCCCTGATTGCACTCAAGGATGTAGCATGGAGGTTAATGAAAGTTAGGATGAACCATGATGGACTGGGGTTAAAATCACAGTAGAGGCAAAAAAGGTAGCTGATTTCTTTCCATCTGTTTACGCTTCGGTGGATAGTGTTACCCTACACCTTTGTTGGTGGGAGGTAGCAAGTAACCGATAGATTAGTCGAGTTACATGCAAGATGGTTCCGACACTGCCATTACAAAAAAATAGATTTCCTACTTAGTCTTGAACAATAAGATTTCTAGTGGAAGCAGCTCAAAATTTCCAGGAAACTTTATACATAAGATAGCTGCTGAGATAATCAGCAAGATCTCTTctgttattttctttttatataaTCAATTATCTATAACTCTTGTTTTTTCAAGATTAGTTCAAATCCTTTCCTCATTATAGTTGGTGTCCTTTTGAATTCTTGAATATCCTTAGCAGGTTAGCCACTCACAAACTAACCCGCCTGGGTTGTGATGTCtatatcattatttattttccttcatATATGCTCATATTCAGTTTCTCTTTCAACTAGTCACCTACATTGTATTATTTCTGTGTAAAGTTGTCTTGATTTTATCATCTTTTAAAGATTGTTGGATCAGTTGATCAAATGGAAGTTGATTATCCTGATAATCCGGAGGATAATTCTGGATCTGCTCCTGACTCTAAATCAAAGGGTAAGCGGAGATTGTATGTTGGATCTCAAGCCTTGGGATTTCGCCGTGATCTCATGGAGGTCAGTTTGCAAGTTTATATAGAATTGCCTTGTGATGCCATTTCCTTATCTCTGCCATCTAAGATATTGCATTATCTTGGGCAGGTGCTATCGCCCATCAAAGATGGGATGGTTGTGGACTGGGATATTGTAGAGAACATATGGGACCATGCTTTCAGGTAATTGGCCCTTCCTTTCATTGATATGTTGAAACAATTTCCCATGTAACATTAGGGCAAGAATATTACTCTAAATATTTTCAACTTAGCTAAGTGGGGATTTTCAACTTGAAGCAATATGGCACAATTGCATGAGTATGCAGTATTATATTTCTCTGTCTCCAAATCTTAtcccaaaaaaaagaaagaagaagtctACTACCCAGTTGCCAGGGATATTTGCAGCACAATATAGTTCGTGGATTTTCTTTCAGACTGCAAAGTGACTGTTTATATACAGCGGATAGTATGTAGTGGCATACGCTTTGCTTATTGTTGCATGGTCGTTCTGTGTATGTCACATCCTCCCCTCCTAGTCTGGGAGTACCCTGGAGACCCTCACCGAGGGATCTTACCACCTTAAGGTGATATACTGCTGATCTTGTTGCTCTGGCACGTTTGCTTTTGATTACCGAGTGCTATGAAACATATTGTAGAATTATTATGCGAGACAGACAAAATCTAAATAATTTCCTTTTAATCTCATTTAGTTTAGTTGATATTGGCCTATTTCACAATTTTCCTAATAGTTGAAAGGATAGTTTTAGGCAATTAACAATATCTAGGACATtgtagagtttttttttttttgataaggtgaCATTGTAGAGTTTGTTGCAGGGTTGTTTTAAGCAATTATTCCTAATGGCCCTCCAGACCACCATTAGCTTTCAAGATTGGACTGCATTACTTTTTTCCCCTTCTTTTAGTTTTACTACTTGGATTACTGGCACTGTCCTCTTTTATACTATGTTGCTCGGAACCTTCAATTTCCGACGGCACTGGAGTCAACACGACAGGACAGACCGGTACAGTTACAGGGTTCGTACTGGGTTCTGTCAACATTCGGTGGATACTTTTACAAAGGAAAGGTGAAACTGAGAACCAAGAAGACAGAGATGAAGCACCAAGGAGAAGAGGAAAAAAACATAAAAGAACAGTTGGAGACATCATTTGAAGCCACCATTCAACTCAAACAGAGGAGTGCATGCTAGGGTTACTGTCTGCTGAAGCCGCCACTGAACTCAAAGGAGGAAATGCCCTAGGAGGGTATCTTTGCCAATTACTGGTGGACTGGGCCTTTACAAAAACACCTGGAAAAATGTATTCTACAAAAATACTGTGATTTAACTGGGTCACAAACTCAGTTCATTGTATATTAATAGACAAGATCCATAAGAACAACATTAATTGGGCTAACTTTGATCATTTAACACTACTTACAAATTATTATTCAACATAACTTAAATTTAATTATACAAAAATGGATTTTGGCGACAATTTATCTAAAAGTTGAGTTATTTTTCTATGTTCTAAATAACTAGTAATTGTTATGCATATTATATTTAAACATTTATTAGCTGTATCCCAGTATATGCACCCCTACTGTTATCCATATCCGGAATATTAGAATTTATGAGATGATGATCCGACCTCTAAATCCATACCTGTGTCAGACACTTGCACCCGTATCCGGGCAACATAGCTTTTGTATTAATGTAAATAATGCTGTATTAGTGATTCATCCCCAAAAAGGAACATGCTTATTCTACAGACACTGGCACTGTATTTTTGTAGATGGGGCTGCATTgtttttcactttctttgatCACTGAAAAATATCTGCTTTATATAAAGATGATGTtgtatttacttataaaaaaaaataaaataaaaataaagatgatgTTATATTACTTATTCATTTTGAAGAAAGGTAAAAactgtcttctttatatgcttttcCTGCGACATCTTTTTTGCTTTTTCCTGTCCTTTGTCATTTGGTTAAGTTGATGCGGCTCTTAGACTGTTGAAAGAACCTTTTTCCCCTGCCTACTTACATTCACTTACAGGGAATGCTTACTGATCGATCCGAAGGAGCATCCAATGTTACTTGCAGAGCCCTGTTCGAACACTCAGCAGCAGAGGGAAAAGTGAGCAATCCAATCTGTCTTTTAGCAGTCTCATTACCTTACATTATTCTAAGAATCATGCCTTTTGTCTTTTGGGCCTTGTATAATTATTAGGTACAAGATTTCAAGCCTTTATTTTTCCTGAATATGCTAGTCATTTTATTTAATGAAACTCTTAacctttctaatttttttttgctGGCATATCTATTTTTGCGTCTTACGTTAATTCTGTTTTACAGAGATAAAGTTTCATTAGGAAGACTAGGAAAGTACAAGGACGAAGCATGCTCTTAAGTAAAAATTACGTATTTATTAATCCTGTAGGCCCTACGTCTTTGCTACTTCAAAGGGCAAACAATGAGCACTGCAGCAGCTTCCTGTCATATTAAAGTCATAAGCACCAAAAGCTTATTATAATTTAATGAGTAAACAATATATATCCCATGAATCAAACTAATCTTGTCCTCAGCTAAAAACAAAGAGAATAATTTAGCAGTCTGTGACTATACTGCATTTCTACCAGAAGGCACATCTAGCAGTGAGTGAAAGGAGGAAGAACAGCGAAACACAGTAAGAGGATTAGTTATTAGAAGGTCGTGGATATTCAATGGATGAATAAGAACCTGAGCGGCTGATACCAGTGATGTAGCACCAGAAAGGGAGTAGGGTGAAAGAGAAGGGGAAAATATGAGAAAGGGGAGAAGGAGAGAAGAAtaaagacaacaacaacaacaacaacaaacccagtagtttcccaatgtacgcagccttacccctacccctggAAGGGCATataggctgtttccgatagaccctcggcgagagaagaataaagagaggagagaaaaactgaaagagagaaagaagaattGAAGAATCCGCAAAAGAGAGATTTTACAAGTAGTTCATCTGTAAATCTCTTTAGAGTGATTCTTGTAGCCTTGATTGAGCATTTTGATCTCTCAATATAGTCCTCTGAGCTTTCTGCACAGTTAAAGAACAGATTTGGGTCAAGTTTTTGGTCAAAGCTAGGTCCTTCCACTTTGACCTTTTCTGTGAGGTCATTGTAGCCCTCATAGCTTTGCCTGAAATTCCTATCATGGTTGTCTCTTAAGTGAGGATTGTCAAGTAGTGGCTGGTTTACTGATGAACTGCTCATTTGCCGCTGAATGGATCCCAAGTCCCAAGATAGAAACCTTACCTTGTTTAATGTGTAATACCCCTTGTTTAATGTGTAATACCTTGTGAAATTACTCTATTTGAAATGTTTCTTCCCCTTAACGAGAAGAGTCTACTGTGAAAAACTTTGTCCATCGTGAACTGGAATAAAGGAAAGAAGTTATTGTTCAAAGCTATAAATGAAGTTTAACTATTGAGGGAACATTATCATTTAAATGTTTTCTCTTAAGGCAATCTGGTGCCTGCATTATCATGTCATCTGAATGCAAACTGAAAATTACAGTGGACTGATCATATAATTGACAGGGCTGCAGAGATAATGTTTGAAAAGTACCAAGTTCCTGCattgtttttggccaaaaatgctgTAAGTGCCTTTCTCAATTCTTGAATTTTTAATTTGTGGCATCTTAACAGAACCTTCATTGTGCTGTTCAGTAGTGAAACTTTCACTTTTACCTGAttacgaaaaagaaaaaaaagaaaaaagaaaaatactgtATCTTCATAATGTTACAAGATCATTCCACTCCGGTTGCTAATTATCTCAGGATACTGTTACTGCTAGGTTCTCACATCTTTTGCATCAGGACGTGCGACTTCTTTGGTTGTTGACAGGTAGGAGCTTATTTACGTACTGGCTATCATCCTTGAATTGCTTCTTTGACTTGTCTTGTCAATAAAGTTCTTTTGCGGAGATATTTCACCTCCCAGCGATAATAGCATTCATTTTATCTGCATTGCGCGCTTCTGTACCTTCCCTTTTAGTGAATATAAATTATTGGAAAGATTTCATGATTTCTGATGCATGATGGCATATTAGTTTCAGTTTCTCTTCATCTCGAATTGTTAAGTTTCTACACATTTACATCAGTAGCAGTCTGGTTTGATTCATAACTGTATGATGAGCGAATGATGAAAAATTAGAGCTCTTCAAGTAGGTTAGCATCTTAACTTTTAAGAATCTTGTAAGAATTATGTTTGAGAATATGGAGATATGATATCAAACTTTATAATTATATTAAGGATATGTAAGAGTTGTAGTAATGATATAAAACTTTCGCTTAGATTAGGTGGATggtattttgtattttttattctttttcaatCTCTACTATTGCATAGTACACCCGTAATACTCTTCCATTTCAATCATCTTTATTTAATGCTATGTGATAtcccaacaacaacaaaaaacccagcTTAATCCCAtatgtggggtctggggagggtagtgtgcagccttacccctaccctataaaggcagagaggctgtttccgatagaccctcggcttaaggaacaatataaataaagcaACAAGCAATAGCAGCAGTAATTTAATAAGGTAATGGAAGCGAGTGACATCACAAGTAATAAAGAACCAGGAATAAAAGAATACAAGAATAGTACTAGTACTACTGATAAACCTAGGAGAAACTCATAACTACCTGTCAACCTACCACCTTAATCCTCGACGTCCACACACCTTCCTATCGtgagtcatgtcctcggtaaggtGAAGCAATGACATGTCCTgcttaatcacctctccccaatacttctttggcctacccctGCCTTTTTTCAAGTCCACCATGGTCaatctctcacacctcctgaccggagcatctatgtctctcctcttcacatgcccaaaccatcGCAACCTCGATTCCGGCACCTTGTCCTCCACAGAGGCCACTCcccaccttgtccctaataacttcattcctaatcttgtcTTTCCTGGTAtgtccgcacatccatctcaacatcctcatttcagctacgttcatcttctggacatggaaCTTCTTGACGGGCCAACACTTAGTTCCGTACAACATAGTCAGTCTAACCACCACCCGGTAGAACTTGCCCTTAATTCTAGGCGGCACATTCTTATCGCATAAAACCCCCAAAGCTAGCCTCCATCTCATCCACCCCGCTCCAATGCGATTGGTAACATCCTTGTCAATCTCCCCGTTGCCTTGGATTATAGACCCAAGATACAGACTATCTCTTTTGGGAATGACTTGAGTATCAATCTTCACTTCCACTTTTGCTTATTGCATcttttcttaatagtaacttttgCTACACTCACAAAGTTAGATACGCAGGAGTATAACAGGAAAGATATGAAGGTTAGACAGATCTCAATAGAGGTTTGGAACTGCCTTGTAAGGGTTGTAGAGGTTTGGTTTAGTATGATGTATCATTATCAAATTGTTCAATGTTGTATTAAGGAGTAGAAAGATACCAAAATAGTGTTTAAGTTAAATTGGCTATTGGTTAGACACCTCACACCAGGACCACAAATGAAATTCTTCAATAATTAAGAAGCTAAATTTGCTATTATTGTTGAAATGTGTGCACTACCTTATCTAAGAGTTTATGGTGTTAAAGAAGGCACACTCTATTTGTTTAGCTCTACAAGTATTTTCCCTAGCAAAGAGAGCTATACAAAGATGTTGTTCTCTGGAATGCTCATCCATGCAATCAACTATACATCAAAAGTCATCCAATCATTTATACAAAATTGAAGCTCAAGTTACCAGTTCTGGAATATTTTGCTTTATATTTTGAAGCTGGTGAAGGAGTGGTTTGCATTTTTCTATGTCCTCGGATCTGCTgactattttcttttcaagttaTAGCTGTTTCTATTTAGGAGACTGAATGCATGTGTACTCTTTTTGTTACTCTACCTTGTTAACTGCTATGAATCTAGCAGTTTCTGCTTGCATCTTTTCTCTGTTGCTCATTGGATATTGCTAAAAGAGCTGTTCTTGAACTAATACAGTGGTGGAGGATCGACTACTGTTGCTCCTGTTCATGATGGATATGTTCTTCAAAAGGTATCCCTCAACAAAGAGCAACTGCCTTAGTGTTTTCCCTTTTCTTTCCTGATGACTGTAGTGTCTTCACTTAATTAAGAGTTTAACATATGATCACTTTTACCTATTTACTTGAGCTATCTATTGTAAAATATACTACTTCCAGTTTGAAATATGacctcttttccttttctttcttatgGAATTCTTTTATTCAATTCCTAGCATTAGCAGAGCTCCTACTTAACAAACAGAGATCTCCATTAATGTTTGTACTTCTGACATGCGTCTGGGAATTGTTTAATGGCACTGAAGCAAATGAATTTGTTCCCGAATCTGCTAACCTCCCCTTCTCActctcaaaaataaaattaaaataaaaaagaagaaatatcTGTTATCTTGTTGTACTTCCCTCATGGTAATAACTGAGGGCCTCAAATTGTATCTCGCTAGAATTTCTTTAAGAAAAATCATATAATGGTTTGGCTGGCATGTTTCCGTCGAGTAGATGTGTTAACTGACTATTCATTCATAGAATATTCCTTGCTGTTTTCTAAATTGTAAGCCAG is drawn from Nicotiana tomentosiformis chromosome 12, ASM39032v3, whole genome shotgun sequence and contains these coding sequences:
- the LOC104105504 gene encoding actin-related protein 4 isoform X2 — protein: MYGGDEVSAIVIDLGSHTCKAGYAGEDAPKAVFPSIVGSVDQMEVDYPDNPEDNSGSAPDSKSKGKRRLYVGSQALGFRRDLMEVLSPIKDGMVVDWDIVENIWDHAFRECLLIDPKEHPMLLAEPCSNTQQQREKAAEIMFEKYQVPALFLAKNAVLTSFASGRATSLVVDSGGGSTTVAPVHDGYVLQKD